The region GCGGTATCGTCTTCAGCGGCCACACGGATGTCGTTCCAGTTACTGGCCAAGCCTGGAGCGGAGACCCGTGGGTCTTGCGCCAGAACGGTTCGCGAGTCATCGGACGAGGCGCGACCGATATGAAGGGCTTTCTCGCCTGCTGCCTGACGGCTTTGCCCGCAATCGCTGCGCGACCCTTGAAACGCCCTGTTCATCTGGCTTTTTCCTACGATGAGGAAGTGGGCTGCACCGGCGTGGGCTCCATGGCCGAGTGGATCGGCAAAAGCGGGCTTGCGCCACAAATGGCTATCATCGGTGAAGCCACAGCCATGGATGTCGTTTCGGCACACAAGGGCGGCCTCATCGGCTGGGCACGCGTGCGCGGCAAACCCGGCCATTCTTCGCAGCCTGATCGCTACGTCAACGCGGTCATGGCCGCTGCCGAGCTGATTTCCGAGATCAACAGGATTCGCGCCGATATGCGCAACGGGCCGCAATTCGAGGGCCTTGATCCGCCCTATTCCACCATTCAGGTCAACCAGATCAAAGGTGGGCTGCATGGCAACATCGTAGCCGAGACTTGCGACTTTTTCTGGGAGATGCGGATCATTCCGGGTGAGGATGACTACGCAGTTCTCGATCGCATCAAGCGTTACGCATCCGATGTCATCGAGCCCGCCATGAAAGCCGTGGACCCGGATTGCGGCGTCAGCATCGAGGTTCAGGCCCGCATACCCGGCCTCAAACCCGAAGCCGAAACGTTGACAAGCAAGGTGCTCGATCTTCTTGATAAGCCATCACCGCGCTATGTCTCCTATGGTACGGAGGCCGGTATCTTCCAGCTGGCCGGCACACCGTCCTTCGTCGTCGGTCCCGGCGATATTGCCGATGCCCACCAGCCGGATGAAGGCATCGAAATTTCTGAACTGGAACGCTGCGTCGCCTTTCTCGACCGTCTCGGCGAAAGCTGCTGCCATGCGTAATCTCAAAACAAGGACCAGAGCATGAACCAGACCCTGTCATCGCGCGAGAATGCCATTACCAGGGCACTCGATCAGCTCTCGGATGGCTCCTTCGAGGCCACCATGCGCCGCCGTGTGGCCATCCAGTCGGCCAGCCGTCTCAAGGAGCGCAAGGCCGATCTCGAACGCTATCTGAATGAGGAAATGCAGCCGCATTTCGAGCGCATGGGTTTCACGACGACCCTCCTGCATGACGACGCGGCACCCGGTCCGTTTCTGCTGGCGCAGCGCATTGAAAATCCTGATTTCCTCACGATCCTGCAATATGGCCACGGCGATGTCGTCGCCGGTCTGGATGGGCAATGGGCGGAGGGCCTCACACCTTTCGAGATGACGGAGCGCGATGGCAATTGGTATGGGCGCGGCACCGCCGACAACAAGGGCCAGCATTCGATCAACATGGCGGCCGTCGAGGCCGTGCTTGCGACTCGTGGCTCCCTTGGCTTGAACCTCAAATACCTCATCGAAATGGGTGAAGAGTCCGGCTCACCGGGTCTTGATACCGTCTGCGAACGCAATCGCGATTTGCTAAAGGCAGATGTGCTGATCGCGTCTGACGGCCCGCGATTGGCACTCAATCAACCGACGATCTTTCTCGGCGCACGCGGCGGCCTATCCTTCCACATGGAGGTCAACGCCCGCGAAGACTTCCAGCATTCCGGCAATTGGGGCGGCCTGCTGGCCAATCCCGGCATCGAGCTTTGCCACGCCATCACCGAACTCGTCAGCCGCACCGGCCAGATCAAGGTGCCGGAAATGACACCTGGTCATATCCCTGAAAACGTGCGCGCTGCACTCACGCGCTGCCATATCGCGCCGACGGCGGGTGATCCTTCCATCGAGGAATGGTGGGGCGAACCGGGGCTCACGTCTGAAGAAAAAGTCTTCGCCTGGTCGTCCTTCGAGGTGATGGAGATGGAATGCGGCAATCTTGCCCAGCCGCTTTACGCCATTCCGCCCAAGGCGCGCGCGCGTATGCAACTGCGCTTTCCGGTCAATGTCGATTACGCGGCGGTGGTCCCGGCTGTTCGGCGCGTACTGAAGGACGCCGGCTATGATCGTGTGGTCGTCACCGATCCATCCGACGCAATCTTTCCGGCCAGCCGTCTTGACCCTGATCATCCCTGGGTGCGCCGCGTCGCCGCCTCCATCGAAAAGACGACCGGCACGCCGCCCGCCATCCTGCCCAATCTCGGCGGCTCCCTGCCCAACAATATCTTTTCGGATCAACTCGGCCTGCCGACGGTCTGGATTCCGCATTCCTACCCCGGCTGCCTGCAACACGCCGCCAACGAACATCTGCCCGTCAGCATCGTGCGCGAAGGCCTCGCGATCATGGCCGGGCTTTATTACGATCTTGGACAACCAAACTCATAACCATATGCCCCGATGAAACGGGGACACGTCACGAAAGGGAGAACCACATGTCTTTCATGGACAGTCAGATTGCGGCGAAGAACCGCGCATTGACCGCTTTCAGCGGCATCCGGGACCAGATCAAGGACTTGCACACCGAAAATATCGCGGCGCTTGCCGTGCGCGCCGCCAAGCTCGAAGACGTCATCGCGCTCTGGTATGGCGAAGGCGATATGGTCACGCCCTCCTTCATCCGCGAAGCCGCCAAGAAGGCGCTGGATGACGGCGAAACCTTCTATGTGCCGGATATGCGCGGCACCAACAAGCTCAAGGCCGCCCTCAGCGAATACCAGTCGAAACTGCACGGTCGCAACATCGATCTGGCCTGCACCACCGTCGCGCCGGGCGGCATGCAGGCGCTTTACATCGCGCTGGCCCTGATTGCCGAGGTCGGCACGAATGTCGTCTACGTCGCGCCGCAGTGGCCCAATATTCATAACGCCATCCATCTGCTGGGTGCAGAGCCGCGCCCTGTCTCGCTTGATTACGATAATGGCTGGCATCTGGATCTGGACAAGCTGTTTGCCTCCTGCGACGCTCGCACCCGCGCCATCTTCCTCTCCACCCCCGCCAACCCAACAGGCTGGACGGCGACGGCAGAAGAAATGGCGGCGCTGCTGGAGTTCAGCCGCCGTACCGGCATCTGGATCATCTCGGACGAGGTCTATGGACGGCTTTATTTCAAGGGCAATGTCGCGCCCTCCCTGCTGCCGATTTCCGATGAAGAAGATCGCGTCATCACCATCAACAGCTTCTCCAAGGCATGGGCGATGACCGGCTGGCGCGTGGGCTGGCTGACCCACCCGAAAAGCGTGGCA is a window of Agrobacterium vaccinii DNA encoding:
- the argE gene encoding acetylornithine deacetylase — its product is MSIATDVSRHLADLVAFPTVSAVSNLTLLDHLETAVAPFGARLRRFPNAEGDKANLLVSIGPDAPGGIVFSGHTDVVPVTGQAWSGDPWVLRQNGSRVIGRGATDMKGFLACCLTALPAIAARPLKRPVHLAFSYDEEVGCTGVGSMAEWIGKSGLAPQMAIIGEATAMDVVSAHKGGLIGWARVRGKPGHSSQPDRYVNAVMAAAELISEINRIRADMRNGPQFEGLDPPYSTIQVNQIKGGLHGNIVAETCDFFWEMRIIPGEDDYAVLDRIKRYASDVIEPAMKAVDPDCGVSIEVQARIPGLKPEAETLTSKVLDLLDKPSPRYVSYGTEAGIFQLAGTPSFVVGPGDIADAHQPDEGIEISELERCVAFLDRLGESCCHA
- a CDS encoding M20 family metallopeptidase, giving the protein MNQTLSSRENAITRALDQLSDGSFEATMRRRVAIQSASRLKERKADLERYLNEEMQPHFERMGFTTTLLHDDAAPGPFLLAQRIENPDFLTILQYGHGDVVAGLDGQWAEGLTPFEMTERDGNWYGRGTADNKGQHSINMAAVEAVLATRGSLGLNLKYLIEMGEESGSPGLDTVCERNRDLLKADVLIASDGPRLALNQPTIFLGARGGLSFHMEVNAREDFQHSGNWGGLLANPGIELCHAITELVSRTGQIKVPEMTPGHIPENVRAALTRCHIAPTAGDPSIEEWWGEPGLTSEEKVFAWSSFEVMEMECGNLAQPLYAIPPKARARMQLRFPVNVDYAAVVPAVRRVLKDAGYDRVVVTDPSDAIFPASRLDPDHPWVRRVAASIEKTTGTPPAILPNLGGSLPNNIFSDQLGLPTVWIPHSYPGCLQHAANEHLPVSIVREGLAIMAGLYYDLGQPNS
- a CDS encoding pyridoxal phosphate-dependent aminotransferase, translating into MSFMDSQIAAKNRALTAFSGIRDQIKDLHTENIAALAVRAAKLEDVIALWYGEGDMVTPSFIREAAKKALDDGETFYVPDMRGTNKLKAALSEYQSKLHGRNIDLACTTVAPGGMQALYIALALIAEVGTNVVYVAPQWPNIHNAIHLLGAEPRPVSLDYDNGWHLDLDKLFASCDARTRAIFLSTPANPTGWTATAEEMAALLEFSRRTGIWIISDEVYGRLYFKGNVAPSLLPISDEEDRVITINSFSKAWAMTGWRVGWLTHPKSVADQVAAMTQYINSGTSPIIQAGAVAAIEQGEPLVADIRDRVKTGLDIVYDGLSQINSIILPEKPQGGMYAFFSLDGVPDAREACTMILEKARVGLAPGHLFGDVSNGFIRLCVFRDHARLKTAVDRMVEALR